The Phoenix dactylifera cultivar Barhee BC4 chromosome 9, palm_55x_up_171113_PBpolish2nd_filt_p, whole genome shotgun sequence genome window below encodes:
- the LOC120111833 gene encoding uncharacterized protein PHLOEM PROTEIN 2-LIKE A4-like yields the protein MSYQAHGPHWTGDHGVSEDRDGFHFRAKALDITWGNDSRFWQWVRLNKHESSKLKFDEGAELIQVNWIEVKGTLDAKKLSRSTYEVHYMIKFKDDAFGWHSSHITFQVTLPNGQKSRKTLVLENYRKACNVWHEIHGGEFSLISGTRGKVAFSMYGDDSEWWKGGIILGGVTIKPK from the exons ATGAGCTACCAAGCCCATGGCCCTCACTGGACAGGTGATCAT GGAGTATCGGAAGATAGGGATGGCTTTCACTTCCGTGCAAAAGCTTTGGACATAACGTGGGGCAATGACTCAAGGTTCTGGCAGTGGGTGCGCCTAAACAAACATGAATCAAG tAAGTTGAAGTTTGATGAAGGTGCAGAGCTCATTCAGGTGAACTGGATTGAAGTGAAGGGGACCTTGGATGCAAAGAAACTCTCTCGTTCAACATATGAGGTCCATTACATGATCAAGTTTAAGGATGATGCGTTTGGGTGGCACTCATCCCACATCACATTTCAAGTGACCTTACCAAACGGGCAAAAGAGCAGGAAAACTCTAGTCCTGGAGAATTATAGAAAAGCGTGCAACGTATGGCATGAGATCCATGGTGGGGAGTTCAGCTTGATTTCCGGCACCAGGGGCAAAGTGGCGTTTAGCATGTATGGAGATGATAGTGAGTGGTGGAAGGGAGGGATCATTCTTGGAGGTGTAACAATCAAGCCTAAATAG